A stretch of the Macaca mulatta isolate MMU2019108-1 chromosome 16, T2T-MMU8v2.0, whole genome shotgun sequence genome encodes the following:
- the SMCR8 gene encoding guanine nucleotide exchange protein SMCR8 produces the protein MISAPDVVAFTKEEEYEEEPYNEPALPEEYSVPLFPFANQGANPWSKLSGAKFSRDFILISEFSEQVGPQPLLTIPNDTKVFGTFDLNYFSLRIMSVDYQASFVGHPPGSAYPKLNFVEDSKVVLGDSKEGAFAYVHHLTLYDLEARGFVRPFCMAYISADQHKIMQQFQELSAEFSRASECLKTGNRKAFAGELEKKLKDLDYTRTVLHTETEIQKKANDKGFYSSQAIEKANELASVEKSIIEHQDLLKQIRSYPHRKLKGCDLCPGEMEHIQDQASQASTTSNPDESADTDLYTCRPAYTPKLIKAKSTKCFDKKLKTLEELCDTEYFTQTLTQLSHIEHMFRGDLCYLLTSQIDRALLKQQHITNFLFEDFVEVDDRMVEKQESIPSKPSQDRPPSRSLEECPIPKVLISVGSYKSSVESVLIKMEQELGDEEYKEVEVTELSSFDPQENLDYLDMDMKGSISSGESIEVLGTEKSTSVLSKSDSQASLTVPLSPQVVRSKAVSHRTISEDSIEVLSTCPSEALIPDDFKASYPSAINEEESYPDGNEGAIHFQASISPPELGETEEGSMENTPSQIDSCCIGKESDGQLVLPSSPAHTHSDEDGVVSSPPQRHRQKDQGFRVDFSMENASPSSRDDSCEGFPAYELDPSHLLANRDISKTSLDNYSDTTSYVSSVASTSSDRIPSAYPAGLSSDRHKKRAGQNALKFIRQYPFAHPAIYSLLSGRTLVVLGEDEAIVRKLVTALAIFVPSYGCYAKPVKHWASSPLHIMDFQKWKLIGLQRVASPAGAGTLHALSRYSRYTSILDLDNKTLRCPLYRGTLVPRLADHRTQIKRGSTYYLHVQSMLTQLCSKAFVYTFCHHLHLPTHDKETEELLASRQASFLKLTLGLVNEDVRVVQYLAELLKLHYMQESPGTSHPMLGFDYVPSFLYKI, from the exons ATGATCAGCGCCCCTGACGTAGTGGCCTTCACTAAAGAGGAAGAATATGAGGAAGAGCCTTACAATGAGCCGGCCCTGCCTGAGGAGTACTCGGTGCCGCTTTTCCCCTTCGCCAACCAGGGTGCTAACCCCTGGTCAAAACTGTCTGGGGCCAAGTTTTCGAGGGACTTCATTCTTATTTCCGAGTTCTCTGAGCAGGTGGGACCCCAACCGTTACTCACTATCCCCAATGACACCAAAGTTTTTGGCACTTTTGATCTCAATTACTTCTCCCTGCGTATCATGTCAGTGGATTACCAGGCTTCCTTCGTGGGCCATCCTCCTGGATCTGCCTACCCCAAGCTGAACTTCGTGGAGGACTCCAAGGTGGTGCTGGGAGATTCCAAGGAGGGAGCCTTTGCATACGTGCACCACCTTACCCTATACGACCTGGAGGCCCGTGGCTTCGTGAGGCCGTTTTGCATGGCTTATATCTCTGCAGACCAGCATAAAATCATGCAGCAGTTCCAGGAGCTTTCAGCCGAATTTTCCAGAGCTTCTGAGTGCTTGAAAACTGGAAACAGGAAAGCATTTGCTGGGGAACTTGAAAAAAAGCTGAAAGACTTGGATTACACCAGGACAGTGCTGCACACAGAAACAGAGATCCAGAAGAAAGCCAACGACAAAGGCTTTTACTCATCTCAGGCAATTGAGAAAGCCAATGAACTGGCCAGTGTGGAGAAGTCCATCATTGAACATCAAGACCTGCTGAAGCAGATCCGCTCATACCCTCATCGGAAGTTGAAGGGGTGTGATTTGTGTCCTGGTGAGATGGAGCACATCCAGGATCAGGCCAGCCAGGCATCCACTACCTCTAACCCTGATGAGTCTGCCGACACAGACCTTTACACCTGCAGACCAGCCTACACCCCAAAACTTATCAAAGCAAAGTCCACCAAGTGTTTTGACAAGAAGTTGAAGACCTTAGAGGAGCTCTGTGACACTGAATATTTCACCCAGACCCTGACTCAGCTCAGCCACATTGAACACATGTTCAGAGGAGACCTGTGTTACCTCCTGACCAGTCAGATTGATAGAGCACTTCTAAAACAACAGCACATAACAAActttctctttgaagactttGTGGAGGTCGATGACAGGATGGTGGAGAAGCAAGAAAGCATACCCTCTAAGCCCAGTCAAGACAGGCCGCCTTCCAGGTCTCTAGAAGAATGCCCAATTCCTAAAGTATTAATTAGTGTTGGTTCTTACAAGTCCAGTGTGGAGTCTGTGCTGATCAAGATGGAGCAGGAACTGGGAGATGAGGAGTACAAGGAAGTGGAGGTGACGGAGTTGAGCAGTTTTGACCCCCAGGAAAACTTGGACTACCTGGATATGGATATGAAAGGGAGTATCAGCAGTGGTGAAAGCATTGAAGTTTTGGGCACGGAGAAATCCACGTCTGTGCTTTCTAAGTCTGACAGCCAGGCCAGCCTCACGGTACCATTGAGCCCCCAGGTAGTCCGGAGCAAAGCAGTCAGCCACAGGACCATCAGCGAGGACAGTATTGAAGTCCTCAGTACCTGCCCCTCTGAGGCCCTCATCCCTGATGACTTTAAGGCCAGCTACCCAAGTGCCATTAATGAAGAAGAATCATATCCAGATGGCAATGAGGGAGCCATCCACTTCCAGGCAAGCATTAGTCCTCCGGAGCTGGGTGAGACGGAGGAGGGCAGCATGGAAAACACCCCATCACAAATAGACTCCTGCTGTATTGGGAAGGAGAGCGACGGTCAGCTGGTGCTGCCCTCCAGTCCAGCCCACACACACTCTGACGAGGATGGAGTGGTGAGCAGCCCCCCACAGCGCCACAGGCAGAAGGACCAGGGGTTCCGTGTAGACTTTTCAATGGAAAATGCCAGCCCTTCTTCCCGAGACGACAGTTGTGAAGGGTTTCCCGCTTACGAGCTGGACCCAAGCCACCTGCTGGCTAACCGGGACATCagtaagaccagcctggataactaCTCAGACACCACCAGCTATGTGAGCAGTGTAGCCTCCACCAGCTCGGACAGGATCCCTTCTGCTTATCCTGCTGGCCTGTCTTCCGATAGGCATAAAAAGAGGGCTGGCCAGAACGCCTTAAAATTCATCCGCCAGTACCCCTTTGCCCACCCAGCCATCTACTCCCTGCTCAGCGGAAGGACACTCGTGGTCCTGGGGGAAGATGAGGCCATAGTCAGGAAGCTTGTGACTGCACTGGCTATCTTTGTCCCCAGCTATGGCTGCTACGCTAAGCCCGTGAAACATTGGGCCTCCTCCCCTTTGCACATTATGGATTTTCAGAAGTGGAAGCTTATTGGCTTGCAGAG AGTGGCCTCCCCTGCCGGTGCCGGTACCCTTCATGCCCTGAGTCGCTACAGCCGCTACACGAGCATCCTGGACCTTGACAACAAAACCCTGCGCTGCCCCCTTTACAGAGGCACCCTAGTGCCCCGCCTGGCAGACCACCGCACACAGATCAAGCGGGGCAGCACCTACTACCTGCATGTCCAGAGCATGCTCACTCAGCTCTGCTCCAAGGCCTTCGTCTACACCTTCTGCCACCACCTGCACCTGCCTACGCACGACAAGGAGACAGAGGAGCTGCTAGCCAGCCGCCAGGCGAGCTTCCTGAAGCTGACCCTGGGTCTGGTGAATGAGGATGTCAGGGTGGTCCAGTACCTGGCTGAGCTGCTGAAGCTGCACTACATGCAGGAATCTCCAGGGACCAGCCACCCCATGCTCGGGTTTGACTATGTCCCCAGCTTTTTGTATAAAATCTGA